A window of the Canis aureus isolate CA01 chromosome 29, VMU_Caureus_v.1.0, whole genome shotgun sequence genome harbors these coding sequences:
- the MMS19 gene encoding MMS19 nucleotide excision repair protein homolog isoform X2, producing the protein MAAAAALEAVAPTGALWGLVHDFVMGQQEGPADQVAADVKSGSYTVLQVVEALGSSLENPEPRTRARGIQLLSQVLLQCQSLLLEKEVVHLILFYENRLKDHHLVIPSVLQGLRALSLCVALPPGLAVSVLKAIFQEVHVQSLPQVDRHTVYSIITNFMRTREEELKGLGADFTFGFIQVMDGEKDPRNLLVAFRIVHDLISRDYSLGPFVEELFEVTSCYFPIDFTPPPNDPHGIQREDLILSLRAVLASTPRFAEFLLPLLIEKVDSEILSAKLDSLQTLNACCAVYGQKELKDFLPSLWASIRREVFQTASERVEADGLAALHSLTACLSRSVLRADAEDLLDSFLSSILQDCRHHLCEPDMKLVWPSAKLLQAAAGASARACDHITSNVLPLLLEQFHKHSQSNQRRTILEMILGFLKLHQKWSYEDKDEKPLNGFKDQLCSLMFMALTDTSTQLQLVGIRTLTVLGAQPDLLSSGDLELAVGHLYRLSFMEEDSQSWVAALEASGALSTLYPVAFSRHLVPKLAEELCRGELDLARDEPTKCSRHLRCLQALSAVSTHPSIVKETLPLLLQHLCQMNKGNMVAGTSEVIAVCQSLQQVAEKCQQDPESCWYFHQTAVPCLFALAVQASMPEKEHSVLKKVLLEDEVLAAMVSVIGTATTHLSPDLAAQSVACIVPLFLDGNISFLPENSFPCRFQPFQDGSSGQRRLVALLMAFVCSLPRNVEIPQLNQLMRELVELSCCPSCPSSSTAAAKCFAGLLNKLPAGQQLDEFLQLAVDKVEAGLSPGPFRSQAFTLLLWVTKALVLRYHPLSSCLTDRLMGLLSDPELGPAAADGFSLLMSDCTDVLTRAGHAEVRIMFRQRFFTDNVPALVQGFHAASQDVKPNYLKGLSHVLNRLPKPVLLPELPTLLSLLLEALSCSDCVVQLSTLSCLQPLLLEAPQVMSLHVDTLVTKFLNLSSSPSMAVRIAALQCMHALTRLPTTVLLPYKPQVIRALAKPLDDKKRLVRKEAVSARGEWFLLGSPGS; encoded by the exons ATGTGAAATCTGGGAGCTATACAGTGTTACAAGTGGTGGAAGCCCTTGG GTCCTCTCTAGAGAATCCAGAACCCCGAACTCGGGCACGAGGAATCCAGCTTCTGTCACAGGTGCTACTCCAGTGTCAGTCCTTGCTCCTGGAGAAGGAAG TGGTACACCTGATCCTATTTTATGAGAACCGGCTGAAGGACCATCATCTTGTGATCCCATCTGTCCTGCAAGGTTTGAGGGCGCTT AGCCTGTGTGTGGCCCTGCCTCCAGGACTGGCCGTCTCTGTACTTAAAGCCATCTTCCAGGAGGTCCATGTCCAG TCCCTGCCTCAGGTGGACCGACACACAGTCTACAGTATCATTACCAACTTCATGCGAACCCGTGAGGAAG AGCTGAAGGGCCTTGGAGCTGACTTCACCTTTGGCTTCATCCAGGTGATGGATGGGGAAAAGGATCCCCGAAATCTCCTGGTGGCTTTCCGCATCGTCCATGACCTCATCTCCAGGGACTATAGCCTGG GACCCTTTGTGGAGGAGTTGTTTGAAGTGACGTCGTGTTACTTTCCTATTGATTTTACCCCT CCACCTAATGATCCCCATGGCATCCAGAGAGAAGATCTCATCCTGAGTCTTCGAGCTGTGCTAGCTTCCACACCGCGATTTGCTGAG ttcctgctgcccctgctgaTTGAGAAAGTGGATTCTGAGATTCTGAGTGCCAAGCTTGATTCTCTGCAGACTCTG AATGCTTGTTGTGCTGTGTACGGACAGAAGGAACTAAAGGACTTCCTCCCCAGCCTTTGGGCTTCTATCCGCAGAGAG GTGTTCCAGACGGCAAGTGAGCGGGTGGAGGCTGATGGCCTGGCAGCCCTCCACTCTCTGACTGCGTGTTTGTCTCGCTCTGTGCTGAGGGCTGATGCTGAGGACCTCCTTGACTCCTTCCTTAGCAGCATTCTACAGG ACTGCAGGCACCATCTATGTGAACCGGACATGAAACTGGTGTGGCCTAGTGCCAAATTGTTACAGGCAGCTGCAGGTGCATCTGCTCGGGCCTGTGACCACATCACCAGCAACGTGTTGCCTTTACTGCTGGAACAGTTCCACAAGCACAGTCAG AGCAACCAGCGACGGACAATCCTTGAAATGATCCTGGGTTTTTTGAAGCTGCACCAGAAATGGAGCTATGAAGACAAGG ATGAAAAGCCGCTGAATGGCTTCAAGGACCAGCTGTGCTCACTGATGTTCATGGCTCTGACAGACACCAGCACCCAGCTTCAGCTTGTTGGCATCCGTACACTCACAGTCTTGGGTGCCCAGCCAG ATCTCTTGTCTTCTGGGGACTTGGAGCTGGCAGTGGGTCACTTGTACAGGCTGAGCTTCATGGAGGAGGACTCCCAGAGTTG GGTGGCAGCACTGGAAGCATCAGGAGCCCTGTCCACTCTATACCCTGTAGCCTTCAGCCGCCACCTGGTGCCCAAGCTTGCTGAGGAGCTGTGCAGAG GGGAGTTAGATTTGGCTAGAGATGAGCCCACAAAATGCTCCCGGCATCTACGCTGTTTGCAAGCCTTGTCAGCTGTATCAACACATCCCAGTATTGTCAAGGAGACCCTGCCTCTGCTGCTGCAGCATCTCTGCCAGATGAACAAAG GGAATATGGTTGCAGGAACCAGTGAAGTTATTGCCGTCTGTCAAAGCCTCCAGCAGGTGGCAGAAAAATGCCAGCAGGACCCTGAGAGCTGCTGGTATTTCCATCAGACAGCTGTACCTTGCCTGTTTGCCTTAGCTGTGCAGGCTTCCATGCCAG aGAAAGAACACTCAGTTCTGAAAAAAGTACTGTTGGAAGATGAGGTCTTGGCTGCCATGGTATCTGTCATTGGCACTGCCACTACCCATTTGAGCCCTGA TTTAGCTGCCCAGAGTGTCGCCTGCATTGTACCCCTTTTCTTGGATGGCAACATCTCCTTTCTGCCTGAAAACAGCTTCCCTTGCAGATTCCAGCCATTCCAG GATGGCTCCTCAGGACAGAGGCGGCTTGTTGCACTGCTTATGGCCTTTGTCTGCTCCTTACCTCGAAAT GTGGAAATCCCTCAGCTGAACCAACTCATGCGGGAGCTTGTAGAGCTGAGCTGCTGCCccagctgcccctcctcctctaccGCCGCTGCCAAGTGCTTTGCAGGACTCCTCAACAAGCTCCCTGCAG gGCAACAGCTAGATGAATTCCTGCAGCTGGCTGTGGACAAAGTAGAGGCTGGCCTTAGTCCTGGGCCCTTTCGCAGTCAGGCCTTCACACTGCTTCTCTGG GTAACAAAGGCCCTTGTACTCAGATACCATCCTCTCAGCTCCTGCCTTACTGACCGG CTCATGGGCCTCCTGAGTGATCCAGAATTAGGCCCGGCAGCAGCTGATGGCTTCTCTCTGCTCATGTCTGACTGCACTGATGTGTTAACCCGGGCTGGCCATGCTGAAGTGCGGATCATGTTCCGCCAGCGGTTCTTCACAGATAATGTGCCTGCTTTGGTCCAGGGCTTCCATGCTGCTTCCCAAG ATGTGAAGCCAAATTACCTGAAGGGCCTGTCTCATGTACTTAATAGGCTGCCTAAGCCTGTGCTCTTGCCAGAGTTGCCCACG CTGCTTTCCTTGCTGCTGGAGGCCCTATCCTGCTCTGACTGTGTAGTACAGCTCTCCACCCTCAGCTGCCTTCAGCCTCTTCTATTGGAAGCACCCCAGGTCATGAGTCTTCACGTTGACACCCTCGTCACCAAGTTTCTGAACCTCAGCTCTAGCCCTTCCATG GCTGTCCGGATTGCTGCACTGCAGTGTATGCATGCTCTTACTCGTCTGCCCACCACTGTG CTGCTGCCGTACAAACCACAGGTGATCCGAGCTTTAGCCAAACCCCTGGATGACAAGAAGAGACTGGTGCGCAAGGAGGCAGTGTCAGCCAGGGGAGAGTG GTTTCTGCTGGGGAGCCCTGGCAGCTGA
- the MMS19 gene encoding MMS19 nucleotide excision repair protein homolog isoform X6, producing the protein MSSPCLRWTDTQSTVSLPTSCEPVRKVMDGEKDPRNLLVAFRIVHDLISRDYSLGPFVEELFEVTSCYFPIDFTPPPNDPHGIQREDLILSLRAVLASTPRFAEFLLPLLIEKVDSEILSAKLDSLQTLNACCAVYGQKELKDFLPSLWASIRREVFQTASERVEADGLAALHSLTACLSRSVLRADAEDLLDSFLSSILQDCRHHLCEPDMKLVWPSAKLLQAAAGASARACDHITSNVLPLLLEQFHKHSQSNQRRTILEMILGFLKLHQKWSYEDKDEKPLNGFKDQLCSLMFMALTDTSTQLQLVGIRTLTVLGAQPDLLSSGDLELAVGHLYRLSFMEEDSQSCRVAALEASGALSTLYPVAFSRHLVPKLAEELCRGELDLARDEPTKCSRHLRCLQALSAVSTHPSIVKETLPLLLQHLCQMNKGNMVAGTSEVIAVCQSLQQVAEKCQQDPESCWYFHQTAVPCLFALAVQASMPEKEHSVLKKVLLEDEVLAAMVSVIGTATTHLSPDLAAQSVACIVPLFLDGNISFLPENSFPCRFQPFQDGSSGQRRLVALLMAFVCSLPRNVEIPQLNQLMRELVELSCCPSCPSSSTAAAKCFAGLLNKLPAGQQLDEFLQLAVDKVEAGLSPGPFRSQAFTLLLWVTKALVLRYHPLSSCLTDRLMGLLSDPELGPAAADGFSLLMSDCTDVLTRAGHAEVRIMFRQRFFTDNVPALVQGFHAASQDVKPNYLKGLSHVLNRLPKPVLLPELPTLLSLLLEALSCSDCVVQLSTLSCLQPLLLEAPQVMSLHVDTLVTKFLNLSSSPSMAVRIAALQCMHALTRLPTTVLLPYKPQVIRALAKPLDDKKRLVRKEAVSARGEWFLLGSPGS; encoded by the exons ATGTCCAG TCCCTGCCTCAGGTGGACCGACACACAGTCTACAGTATCATTACCAACTTCATGCGAACCCGTGAGGAAG GTGATGGATGGGGAAAAGGATCCCCGAAATCTCCTGGTGGCTTTCCGCATCGTCCATGACCTCATCTCCAGGGACTATAGCCTGG GACCCTTTGTGGAGGAGTTGTTTGAAGTGACGTCGTGTTACTTTCCTATTGATTTTACCCCT CCACCTAATGATCCCCATGGCATCCAGAGAGAAGATCTCATCCTGAGTCTTCGAGCTGTGCTAGCTTCCACACCGCGATTTGCTGAG ttcctgctgcccctgctgaTTGAGAAAGTGGATTCTGAGATTCTGAGTGCCAAGCTTGATTCTCTGCAGACTCTG AATGCTTGTTGTGCTGTGTACGGACAGAAGGAACTAAAGGACTTCCTCCCCAGCCTTTGGGCTTCTATCCGCAGAGAG GTGTTCCAGACGGCAAGTGAGCGGGTGGAGGCTGATGGCCTGGCAGCCCTCCACTCTCTGACTGCGTGTTTGTCTCGCTCTGTGCTGAGGGCTGATGCTGAGGACCTCCTTGACTCCTTCCTTAGCAGCATTCTACAGG ACTGCAGGCACCATCTATGTGAACCGGACATGAAACTGGTGTGGCCTAGTGCCAAATTGTTACAGGCAGCTGCAGGTGCATCTGCTCGGGCCTGTGACCACATCACCAGCAACGTGTTGCCTTTACTGCTGGAACAGTTCCACAAGCACAGTCAG AGCAACCAGCGACGGACAATCCTTGAAATGATCCTGGGTTTTTTGAAGCTGCACCAGAAATGGAGCTATGAAGACAAGG ATGAAAAGCCGCTGAATGGCTTCAAGGACCAGCTGTGCTCACTGATGTTCATGGCTCTGACAGACACCAGCACCCAGCTTCAGCTTGTTGGCATCCGTACACTCACAGTCTTGGGTGCCCAGCCAG ATCTCTTGTCTTCTGGGGACTTGGAGCTGGCAGTGGGTCACTTGTACAGGCTGAGCTTCATGGAGGAGGACTCCCAGAGTTG CAGGGTGGCAGCACTGGAAGCATCAGGAGCCCTGTCCACTCTATACCCTGTAGCCTTCAGCCGCCACCTGGTGCCCAAGCTTGCTGAGGAGCTGTGCAGAG GGGAGTTAGATTTGGCTAGAGATGAGCCCACAAAATGCTCCCGGCATCTACGCTGTTTGCAAGCCTTGTCAGCTGTATCAACACATCCCAGTATTGTCAAGGAGACCCTGCCTCTGCTGCTGCAGCATCTCTGCCAGATGAACAAAG GGAATATGGTTGCAGGAACCAGTGAAGTTATTGCCGTCTGTCAAAGCCTCCAGCAGGTGGCAGAAAAATGCCAGCAGGACCCTGAGAGCTGCTGGTATTTCCATCAGACAGCTGTACCTTGCCTGTTTGCCTTAGCTGTGCAGGCTTCCATGCCAG aGAAAGAACACTCAGTTCTGAAAAAAGTACTGTTGGAAGATGAGGTCTTGGCTGCCATGGTATCTGTCATTGGCACTGCCACTACCCATTTGAGCCCTGA TTTAGCTGCCCAGAGTGTCGCCTGCATTGTACCCCTTTTCTTGGATGGCAACATCTCCTTTCTGCCTGAAAACAGCTTCCCTTGCAGATTCCAGCCATTCCAG GATGGCTCCTCAGGACAGAGGCGGCTTGTTGCACTGCTTATGGCCTTTGTCTGCTCCTTACCTCGAAAT GTGGAAATCCCTCAGCTGAACCAACTCATGCGGGAGCTTGTAGAGCTGAGCTGCTGCCccagctgcccctcctcctctaccGCCGCTGCCAAGTGCTTTGCAGGACTCCTCAACAAGCTCCCTGCAG gGCAACAGCTAGATGAATTCCTGCAGCTGGCTGTGGACAAAGTAGAGGCTGGCCTTAGTCCTGGGCCCTTTCGCAGTCAGGCCTTCACACTGCTTCTCTGG GTAACAAAGGCCCTTGTACTCAGATACCATCCTCTCAGCTCCTGCCTTACTGACCGG CTCATGGGCCTCCTGAGTGATCCAGAATTAGGCCCGGCAGCAGCTGATGGCTTCTCTCTGCTCATGTCTGACTGCACTGATGTGTTAACCCGGGCTGGCCATGCTGAAGTGCGGATCATGTTCCGCCAGCGGTTCTTCACAGATAATGTGCCTGCTTTGGTCCAGGGCTTCCATGCTGCTTCCCAAG ATGTGAAGCCAAATTACCTGAAGGGCCTGTCTCATGTACTTAATAGGCTGCCTAAGCCTGTGCTCTTGCCAGAGTTGCCCACG CTGCTTTCCTTGCTGCTGGAGGCCCTATCCTGCTCTGACTGTGTAGTACAGCTCTCCACCCTCAGCTGCCTTCAGCCTCTTCTATTGGAAGCACCCCAGGTCATGAGTCTTCACGTTGACACCCTCGTCACCAAGTTTCTGAACCTCAGCTCTAGCCCTTCCATG GCTGTCCGGATTGCTGCACTGCAGTGTATGCATGCTCTTACTCGTCTGCCCACCACTGTG CTGCTGCCGTACAAACCACAGGTGATCCGAGCTTTAGCCAAACCCCTGGATGACAAGAAGAGACTGGTGCGCAAGGAGGCAGTGTCAGCCAGGGGAGAGTG GTTTCTGCTGGGGAGCCCTGGCAGCTGA
- the MMS19 gene encoding MMS19 nucleotide excision repair protein homolog isoform X5 has protein sequence MRTREEELKGLGADFTFGFIQVMDGEKDPRNLLVAFRIVHDLISRDYSLGPFVEELFEVTSCYFPIDFTPPPNDPHGIQREDLILSLRAVLASTPRFAEFLLPLLIEKVDSEILSAKLDSLQTLNACCAVYGQKELKDFLPSLWASIRREVFQTASERVEADGLAALHSLTACLSRSVLRADAEDLLDSFLSSILQDCRHHLCEPDMKLVWPSAKLLQAAAGASARACDHITSNVLPLLLEQFHKHSQSNQRRTILEMILGFLKLHQKWSYEDKDEKPLNGFKDQLCSLMFMALTDTSTQLQLVGIRTLTVLGAQPDLLSSGDLELAVGHLYRLSFMEEDSQSCRVAALEASGALSTLYPVAFSRHLVPKLAEELCRGELDLARDEPTKCSRHLRCLQALSAVSTHPSIVKETLPLLLQHLCQMNKGNMVAGTSEVIAVCQSLQQVAEKCQQDPESCWYFHQTAVPCLFALAVQASMPEKEHSVLKKVLLEDEVLAAMVSVIGTATTHLSPDLAAQSVACIVPLFLDGNISFLPENSFPCRFQPFQDGSSGQRRLVALLMAFVCSLPRNVEIPQLNQLMRELVELSCCPSCPSSSTAAAKCFAGLLNKLPAGQQLDEFLQLAVDKVEAGLSPGPFRSQAFTLLLWVTKALVLRYHPLSSCLTDRLMGLLSDPELGPAAADGFSLLMSDCTDVLTRAGHAEVRIMFRQRFFTDNVPALVQGFHAASQDVKPNYLKGLSHVLNRLPKPVLLPELPTLLSLLLEALSCSDCVVQLSTLSCLQPLLLEAPQVMSLHVDTLVTKFLNLSSSPSMAVRIAALQCMHALTRLPTTVLLPYKPQVIRALAKPLDDKKRLVRKEAVSARGEWFLLGSPGS, from the exons ATGCGAACCCGTGAGGAAG AGCTGAAGGGCCTTGGAGCTGACTTCACCTTTGGCTTCATCCAGGTGATGGATGGGGAAAAGGATCCCCGAAATCTCCTGGTGGCTTTCCGCATCGTCCATGACCTCATCTCCAGGGACTATAGCCTGG GACCCTTTGTGGAGGAGTTGTTTGAAGTGACGTCGTGTTACTTTCCTATTGATTTTACCCCT CCACCTAATGATCCCCATGGCATCCAGAGAGAAGATCTCATCCTGAGTCTTCGAGCTGTGCTAGCTTCCACACCGCGATTTGCTGAG ttcctgctgcccctgctgaTTGAGAAAGTGGATTCTGAGATTCTGAGTGCCAAGCTTGATTCTCTGCAGACTCTG AATGCTTGTTGTGCTGTGTACGGACAGAAGGAACTAAAGGACTTCCTCCCCAGCCTTTGGGCTTCTATCCGCAGAGAG GTGTTCCAGACGGCAAGTGAGCGGGTGGAGGCTGATGGCCTGGCAGCCCTCCACTCTCTGACTGCGTGTTTGTCTCGCTCTGTGCTGAGGGCTGATGCTGAGGACCTCCTTGACTCCTTCCTTAGCAGCATTCTACAGG ACTGCAGGCACCATCTATGTGAACCGGACATGAAACTGGTGTGGCCTAGTGCCAAATTGTTACAGGCAGCTGCAGGTGCATCTGCTCGGGCCTGTGACCACATCACCAGCAACGTGTTGCCTTTACTGCTGGAACAGTTCCACAAGCACAGTCAG AGCAACCAGCGACGGACAATCCTTGAAATGATCCTGGGTTTTTTGAAGCTGCACCAGAAATGGAGCTATGAAGACAAGG ATGAAAAGCCGCTGAATGGCTTCAAGGACCAGCTGTGCTCACTGATGTTCATGGCTCTGACAGACACCAGCACCCAGCTTCAGCTTGTTGGCATCCGTACACTCACAGTCTTGGGTGCCCAGCCAG ATCTCTTGTCTTCTGGGGACTTGGAGCTGGCAGTGGGTCACTTGTACAGGCTGAGCTTCATGGAGGAGGACTCCCAGAGTTG CAGGGTGGCAGCACTGGAAGCATCAGGAGCCCTGTCCACTCTATACCCTGTAGCCTTCAGCCGCCACCTGGTGCCCAAGCTTGCTGAGGAGCTGTGCAGAG GGGAGTTAGATTTGGCTAGAGATGAGCCCACAAAATGCTCCCGGCATCTACGCTGTTTGCAAGCCTTGTCAGCTGTATCAACACATCCCAGTATTGTCAAGGAGACCCTGCCTCTGCTGCTGCAGCATCTCTGCCAGATGAACAAAG GGAATATGGTTGCAGGAACCAGTGAAGTTATTGCCGTCTGTCAAAGCCTCCAGCAGGTGGCAGAAAAATGCCAGCAGGACCCTGAGAGCTGCTGGTATTTCCATCAGACAGCTGTACCTTGCCTGTTTGCCTTAGCTGTGCAGGCTTCCATGCCAG aGAAAGAACACTCAGTTCTGAAAAAAGTACTGTTGGAAGATGAGGTCTTGGCTGCCATGGTATCTGTCATTGGCACTGCCACTACCCATTTGAGCCCTGA TTTAGCTGCCCAGAGTGTCGCCTGCATTGTACCCCTTTTCTTGGATGGCAACATCTCCTTTCTGCCTGAAAACAGCTTCCCTTGCAGATTCCAGCCATTCCAG GATGGCTCCTCAGGACAGAGGCGGCTTGTTGCACTGCTTATGGCCTTTGTCTGCTCCTTACCTCGAAAT GTGGAAATCCCTCAGCTGAACCAACTCATGCGGGAGCTTGTAGAGCTGAGCTGCTGCCccagctgcccctcctcctctaccGCCGCTGCCAAGTGCTTTGCAGGACTCCTCAACAAGCTCCCTGCAG gGCAACAGCTAGATGAATTCCTGCAGCTGGCTGTGGACAAAGTAGAGGCTGGCCTTAGTCCTGGGCCCTTTCGCAGTCAGGCCTTCACACTGCTTCTCTGG GTAACAAAGGCCCTTGTACTCAGATACCATCCTCTCAGCTCCTGCCTTACTGACCGG CTCATGGGCCTCCTGAGTGATCCAGAATTAGGCCCGGCAGCAGCTGATGGCTTCTCTCTGCTCATGTCTGACTGCACTGATGTGTTAACCCGGGCTGGCCATGCTGAAGTGCGGATCATGTTCCGCCAGCGGTTCTTCACAGATAATGTGCCTGCTTTGGTCCAGGGCTTCCATGCTGCTTCCCAAG ATGTGAAGCCAAATTACCTGAAGGGCCTGTCTCATGTACTTAATAGGCTGCCTAAGCCTGTGCTCTTGCCAGAGTTGCCCACG CTGCTTTCCTTGCTGCTGGAGGCCCTATCCTGCTCTGACTGTGTAGTACAGCTCTCCACCCTCAGCTGCCTTCAGCCTCTTCTATTGGAAGCACCCCAGGTCATGAGTCTTCACGTTGACACCCTCGTCACCAAGTTTCTGAACCTCAGCTCTAGCCCTTCCATG GCTGTCCGGATTGCTGCACTGCAGTGTATGCATGCTCTTACTCGTCTGCCCACCACTGTG CTGCTGCCGTACAAACCACAGGTGATCCGAGCTTTAGCCAAACCCCTGGATGACAAGAAGAGACTGGTGCGCAAGGAGGCAGTGTCAGCCAGGGGAGAGTG GTTTCTGCTGGGGAGCCCTGGCAGCTGA